Below is a genomic region from Deltaproteobacteria bacterium.
AGCCCGGCAGCGGTCTATGCTTTCCCGGGTCATTTTCCATTCGTCAGGATCACCGTCGGTTATGCACACGAGTATTTTACGCGGCTCCCGCCGGCGGAGCAGTTGGGCCGCAGCGGAATAGATCGACTGCGCCATGGGGGTGTTCAGCCAGTTCGGCGGTACTGCTTTTGTCAAACGGCGTTCGGGTTGCTCAAAACGCAGCAACGGTACAACCACCGGCACATCGTTCTCAAAGGTGGTAAACGAACCGACGGCCACCGCAGTGCCCGGTATGGCGCGTAAACCCCGGGCCAAGGCCACCGTTGCTTGGAAGGCAACAACCCGTTTGTTTTTCATGGAACCGGATTGATCCAGAAGCAGGTAAACGGCCGTGTTGACCGCCTGCCGTTCCTGACGCGCCAGAAAGACCCTGCCGTCATTGGCAGCCATCCGAGGTAGGCCACGAAGGTTAAGCTTGGTACCTGCCAACGAGGGCCGAGTCCGACAGGCTCGTTTGGCCTGTACCAGTCCTCCCAACATGGCTCGCAATCTGGCGGTGGCCGCCATGATTTCACTTTCGGTGAGCTGACGGCAGCCCGGTTCCCACCAAGGTGGGACTTCTTTGGCAATGCCAATACCAGGCGAATTGCGGTGCCCTTTGCTGATAGCCTTGAGCTTGCCAGCTATGGCCTGGCCGAAATCTTGGTACGGCGTATCATCGGCCAATGCCTCAGCCGCAGCCTGGACTGCGGAATCCGCCGGTTTCTGGCCGCCAGATTCACATCGGCCAGGCAGTGATTGCCCGGCGTCACTTTCGCCCTGTGCTTCCGGCCTGCCATTTTGCTCGGCGTCACCGTCGTTCTGT
It encodes:
- a CDS encoding VWA domain-containing protein, whose amino-acid sequence is MGRRYPGCRQNLHKLVELLVADGDFKPLKSTDPPAAVIHGYLLHMLRARILGQQALEPLANQDAAIFDRTFPGMRARLDPLALEVANAPNTWAVREIVEKILRLLQDLSEGCSPDGNDREQQPRQSQGESDAGPNSGPDEQDDGDAGQSSFPSPDAQTDPNGQENAGNDREQQDAQSQSKKQGGDNAEQQDEPEAQNDGDAEQNGRPEAQGESDAGQSLPGRCESGGQKPADSAVQAAAEALADDTPYQDFGQAIAGKLKAISKGHRNSPGIGIAKEVPPWWEPGCRQLTESEIMAATARLRAMLGGLVQAKRACRTRPSLAGTKLNLRGLPRMAANDGRVFLARQERQAVNTAVYLLLDQSGSMKNKRVVAFQATVALARGLRAIPGTAVAVGSFTTFENDVPVVVPLLRFEQPERRLTKAVPPNWLNTPMAQSIYSAAAQLLRRREPRKILVCITDGDPDEWKMTRESIDRCRASGIEVYGVGIMHDRVKGLFGKRDSVVIDQLSELPDKLFKLLAKRL